In the Bacteroidota bacterium genome, CCTGCAAGGTTCACACTATTTGCAATAATGATGTTATCGCCTAATATGCAATCGTGCGCAATGTGCACGTAAGCCATGAGCAAACAATTTTTACCAACAGCCGTTTTCATTTTATCCACGGTGCCTTTGTTGATGGTAACACATTCGCGTATCACAGTATTGTCGCCTATTTCAGCAGTTGTCGCTTCTCCGGCAAATTTTAAATCTTGCGGTATAGCCGAAATCACTGCGCCCGGAAAAATTTTACAATTTTTCCCAATACGTGCACCCGAAAAAATAGTCACATTGGGACCAATCCAAGTGTTGTCGCCAATTACCACATCTTCATCCACAAATGAAAATGGAGAAATGGTTACGTTAGCACCGATTTTAGCGTTGGGATGTATAAAATTTAATGTATTCATACGCTTGCTGCTACATTAATTTCTTTGGGTTGCTTGTCTTTAATCACTTGCGCCAACATTACCGCCTCACACACTTCTCTTCCGTTTACATAAGCCACCCCACGCATATTTACCAAACCGCGTCGGATAGGACTTTCGAGCGTTAATCTAAACACAACCGTATCGCCCGGCAATACTTTTTGCTTGAATTTAACCCCGTCAATTTTCATAAAATACGTACTGTAATATTCGGGATCCGGTACTTGTGAAAGCGCAAATATGCCTCCCACTTGCGCCATCGCTTCAAGCTGCAACACACCCGGAAAAACAGGATTTCCAGGAAAGTGGCCTTGAAAAAAGGGTTCGTTGAAACTGATATTTTTTACCCCCACAATACTGGAACTATCCATTTCCATAATCTTATCCACCATTAAAAATGGGTAGCGATGCGGAAGCATTTTGGTGATGTCGTTAATGTTGTAGAGGGCATCTTTGGTCAAGTCAAACTGCATGATTCTAGCCTTCTTCTTTGCCTTCTCTTCTTTGATGAGTTCCTTCACTTTCTTAGCAAAGGCAACATTTCCGGCGTGACCGGGACGAGCCGAAAGAATATGTGCTTTAAGTGGCATTCCGGCCAAAGCCATATCCCCAACAATATCTAACAGTTTATGACGGGCTGGCTCATTTTGATATTGTAGTTTTAAATTATTCAATACCCCCTTTCCAACAATTTTCATGCTTGGTTTATTGAATAAACGTGCCAATTCATCCAATTTTTCTTGCGAAACTTCTTGAGATACTATTACGATGGCGTTATTTAAATCGCCGCCTTTTGCTAAGCCATGTTTGAGCAACATTTCAAGCTCATGCAAAAAAACAAAGGTGCGGCACTTACTAATTTCTTCTTTGAATTCGCCAATGTGGTACATGCTGGCATGCTGTGTTCCTAGCACATCTGAATTATAATCTACCATCACCGTAAGGCGATACTCGGCCGAAGGAACCATTAACATTTCCACATGTTTTTCAGGATCTTCGTAAGTTAGCGTGCGGTCTACCACAAAATATTCGCGGATGGCATCCTGTTCCACAAAACCTGCTTTCTCAATGGCTTCCACAAAGGGTTTGGCACTGCCATCCATGATGGGCACTTCCGGTCCGTCGATTTCGATGTGTGCATTATCTATTTGCATCCCCACAAGGGCGGCTAGAATGTGTTCAACGGTACTAACTTTTACACCGTTTTTACCCAAGGTAGTTCCACGCGAAGTGTCCACTACTAAATCACAATCGGCTTCAATTACCGGTTTGCCCTCTACATCAATCCGCTGAAATTTATATCCATAATTTTCGTCTGCCGGATTTATGGTCATAGTGGCTGCGGCGCCGGTATGAAGACCTACGCCTGAAATGGTGATTGAATTTTTAAGGGTTCTTTTTTTCTCTGCCATTTTTTACAAATTCATTTTTAAAGCCTTAAATGTAAAGCTTATAAAATTATGAATCGCAAATATAAGGAAGTCTGTGAATTTTACTTTTGAATAAATAGGGGCAGCAAAGAAATAAGAAAAACTTAAGTAGGATATAGCTTATAAAATTTTTAGCTAGAAAGAAGGTTTAAGTTTCAATGCATTTAATTCTAAAAATGTTCCACCTACATAAGTATTCTTCATGCCGTGTTGAGAGAGGAAAACATGCGCATGTCTACAATCAGTACCTGAACCGCAGCAGAGCACCAATGGTTTTTGCATGGCATTTAATTCCTCAAGGCGGTCGGGAATTTCTTTTAAAGGGATGTTGATTGATTCAGGAATATGTCCTTTTGCGTAGTCTTCGGGATTGCGCACATCCACAATGGTGTGTTGCGGTGCTTTTAAAATTTCATTGAGTTCCATATTACCTGAATTTTAAAACAAGTTTATTAAAATATTTTTAATGTAAAATTATTTTTTCAAAATAAAACTCAACTTGCTGTAGTTAAATATTAAAATATTAACTATTGAATAGGTTGATAAAATTGAACGCGGAAGACGCGGATTATTATGATTGACGCGGATTTAATTTCAATAAATAAGAATCTCTGTGGCACCAAATCCATACTTGGCGTAAGATGCATCGTGGTATTTTAATTTGGGATAATTTTGGAGTGCTTTATACACTTCTGCCTTAAGGCGACCGGTGCCAATGCCATGAATAACGATAAGCTTCTTAAGGTGAAGCGCAATGGCTTCATCTAATTTTTGTGTAAAATGCCGCAATTGAATTTGCACAATTTCCGCATTGCTCATCCCACTAAAATTATCTACCAATTCTTCGATATGCAAATCAATCTCACTTTCTTCGATGCGGCTTTCTTGCAGTTTAATGGATTTAATTTTGAGTTTATCTTTTATTTCCAGTTTCGAATTTTCGAAATATTGGCGAAGCTCTTCTTCAGGAATGGTGAGCGGTGGCGCTATGCTATAAAGTTCGAACACGACTGCCCTGCCCTGCACAAACTGTGAGTTTTCATAGCTTTTTTCAATGAAGAGTTTATCTTGTCTTACTTTCAAAGCGGCTTGCACGGGAGCTTGCGTTTCATATTTATCCTTTTTAAAGAGCAACAATTGAAAACGAATTTCACGGCATTCATTTATTTTTTGGCGCTTTAAACGAAATAATTCAAGCGTGGAATTGGGCGTGGCTTCAGCATTTTTTTGCCATTTAAACTCACCTTCATCGGCAATAAAATAAGTAAAGAGCAGGTTAAATGAAGTTGTGTTTGACAAACTTACAATCAAATCACTATTGCTTACATTGCTCGAATCCATTGCTTCAAAGCAAATAAAAAGCTTATCTTTTTTACTTGGAATAAAAGTGATGTTGTGGGAATTTCCTTCAGATTTCTTTTCTGGCAAGACCGTACTTTCAACCACAACTGGCTTAGCACCGGCCACCGGAAACGAATCGGCCACCAAATCATTTACCTGCACCGGAATTTCAAATCCGCCTTCAATATCCACCAAGACCGTAGTGCTATTAATAATTTTTGAAATGCTTCCTTTTTCTTTCGAATTAAGGAAACGGACTTTATCGCCTATGGAATAATTCATGCTGTAAAAAAACGAAAAAAATGCTTTGGAATTAGGGTTAGTGAATAAAGAAAGTTATCTTAACTTTGGGAAAATACGCACCTTAAAATAATTTATTGGTTGAAAAAAAATATTCTCATACTTACCTTAACTTTTTTATGCTGTGTATCATTTTGCTCTGCGCAGCTAAGCTTTCAGAAAAAATATAGCGGAAGCAATGAATCAAGGGCATTATCGGTTGTGCAAACGAAAGATAATGGTTTTGTTTTTTGTGGCCTCATTTCTGGTGCGGGAACAGCGAATAATGGTATTTATTTGGTAAGCACCGACAGCCTTGGAGATACACTTTGGACAAAAATAATTGGTAGTGGAGTCTATAACTTTGGAAATTGTTTACAACAAACAAAGGATGGCGGATTTATTATCTTTGGCTTTATGGATCCGGGAGCGGTTTTGATTAAAACCGATTCATTGGGCGTTATAAATTGGGCTCGCTCCTATACCATTCCCAATAAACTTTTACAAGGTATGTCAGTAAGACAAACTCTGGATAGCGGCTATATTATGGTAGGTACTTCATACCCTCATCCCAGTTTAAATCAAGATGCTTTTTTAATACGTATCAATTCAGTTGGAGATACGTTATGGTCCAAAACAATTGGTAGTCCTTTGTCTGAATCCGGAGCTGCTGTAATTCAAACACACGATAGTGGATTTGCTGTTTTAGTGGATGTTTTTGGAGGCAATAGTTTTTTAATGAAATTTGGGTTGCAAGGGAATTTAATTTTTTCTAAACCATACCATGCAGCACACAGTTTAGACTTGCTTGAATTGCCGGATAGTAGTTTAATGATTGCAGGAAAAATTACCTACTTCTCAGGCTTTGATGGCTTGCTTTTTAAAACCAAACCAAATGGAGACACCATTTGGGCAAAAATATATTATGGTTCCGGTGAAGATGATTTTACCAACATTCATCAAACAAACGATGGAGGTTTTATACTTTGTGGTTCAAGAAATAATACCAATATAAATGGCACAGGAAACCGAGCATCCCTTGTAAAGACGAACGCTAGCGGCGATACACTTTGGACAAGAACCTATGGTAAACCGGGTAATAGCATTGGAGGATTTGGAATGTCTGTTCAACAAACTATGGATAAAGGATACATTTTAGCAGGTTATACTTATAATGATTCAACTTCGAATTATGAAATCAACTTATTGAAGACAGATTCGTTCGGAATTGCTGCTTGTAATCAAGGAAAATTAGCCACTCAAGTAACACAAATTTCAATCTACTCTCATAATGCTTCATTAGCTCTAAGTCCAAGCGGTATTAATGTATCAAACCCTGTATTAACGGTTTTCTCAGGAGGCAATCCACAAACTCTTTGCAGCACTTTAGGTTATTCTGATTTAGCCTCATCAAATAAAAATATTACATTATTTCCCAATCCTTCTGTTGGACATTTTAATATTGCTTTTCCAAACCTCATCGAAAATGGGAAACTAACAGTTTATGATCTAATTGGTAGAAGTTTTTTTGCAAGCAATATACTTCATGAATCTCAAAAAGAAATTCATATCAAAGGAATTTCTCCCGGAATTTATTTTGTGAAAGTGTTTGATGGGGAGCAAGAGCAGATTAAAAAGATTTGCATAGAATAAATAATAATGAAGTTAAATTTTTAGGATGATAAAAAATTGTTTAGCACTTTGCTTTGGATTGATATCCTATGTTAACATAAGCTTTGCTCAGGTTACGTTTCAGAAAATCTATGGTGGCCCAGAAAAGGATTTTACTTCTTCAGTCAGGCAAACACCTGATGGTGGATATATACTTGCTTGCAATACGCAGGGTACAACCAACACCAGCCCCAATATTTATCTTTTAAAGACAGATAACAATGGAATTATCCTTTGGTCGAAAACAATCGGGGGAACAGCTTATGAAAGCGCATCAGCAGTTGAGTCGACCTTTGATAAAGGCTTTATTATTTGGGGACAAAAATTCACACCTGTTGGAGCCCTTAGTGGGATTTGGTCGCTTCTATTAATAAAAGCTGATTCTATAGGGGGCATTCTTTGGACCAAAGAATTCAATTTTACTAACGGAGATGATGCAAATTCGATCAAGCAAACTAAGGATGGAGGATTCATTATTGCAGGAAGCGGAAATCACGGTAATATAGTTTATATCTTTAGGACTGATTCAATTGGAAATACATCCTGGGCAAAAAAATTTGATGGAGTGTCTAATGAAAGAGCTTCATCTGTGCAGGAAACAGCTGACGGAGGTTATATTATTTCAGGCTATACAAGGAGCTTTGGGGCAGGCGATGATGACTTCTATTTGATAAAAACAGACTCAACAGGAAATTTACTCTTCTCAAAAACATTTGGAGGAGCGGGCAGCGACATATCAAATTCGTCTTTGCAAACTGCTGATGGAGGATTCATTGTATTAGGAACGACAAATAGTTTTGCAAGTGGGACTATTGATGTGTATCTTGTAAAAACGGACTCAGCCGGAAATTTGATGTGGTCTAAAACATATGGCGGGCCAGGATCTGATTTTGGTTATAGAATCGAGCAGACCTCTGATGGAGGATTTGTTATTTCAGGACATACTAATAGCTTTGGAGCAGGCTCAAATGATGCTCTAATCATAAAAACCAATTCTACAGGAAGCTTACTCTGGTCAAAAACCTATGGCGGGTTGCAGTCTGATTATGGCCTATCTATTCTGCAGACAACTGATAAGGGTTTCATCCTGGGAGGAACCACTGAAAGTTTTGGTGCTGCTGGAGGAGATGATGTTTATTTAATAAAAACTGACTCATTAGGAAATTCCGGCTGCAACTTTACGGTCTCAGCATTTATTGAAGGAACACCCTTAACTGTAGTTACAATTCCATTAAATACTGAATCAGCACTAGTGGCGTATAGCGGGACTTCTTCTGTCCCTTCCATTAATGGTGGGTTTACTTCAACAATTCTTTGCATGACTTCCACAAAAGAGAAAGAGGTCACTACTGATCTTTTTAACATTTTCCCCAACCCCACTTCCGACAATTTCACCATTTCCTTCAACAAAAAAATAACAAAAGGATTTCTTCAAATCTTTAACCTACTAGGAAATAAGGTTTTTGAAGAAAATATTTTTGAGCAAAGTCAAAAAGAAATTCAGCTGAAAAGTATTTCTCCGGGGATCTATTTTGTGAAAGTGCTTGATGGGGAATATGAATATTGTAGTAAATTAATTTTGGAGTACGGGGAAAATTAATTTAATTGCAGTTAGGATGAAGATTTGAATTATGATGGAGTTTTTTCCACCCCCTGCCCCCGCCAGCGGGGGATATATGAAAAAGGGGTTCTGAATTTGAAATTCAGAACCCCTTTTATTTGAAATATCTACAAATTATGCGTTTTCTGCCACTTTTGGTGCAGCATCCATAATTTCTTTGCTAGCATTGCTGGCGTATTGTGCAAAGTTTTTCACGAAGGAAGCTGCTAAATTATTCGCTTTTGCATCGTAAGCATCTTTGTCTTTCCAGGTGTTGCGTGGATTTAAGATTTCTGCAGGAACTCCTGTAATGGCAGTTGGCATGGCTAAATTAAATACCGGTAAGGTTTCGAATTTTGCTTTGTCTAATTCTCCATTTAACGCTGCTGTAATTAATGAACGAGTGTATGATAGTTTAATTCGCTCCCCAACTCCATAAGCTCCACCGCTCCAACCGGTATTGATCATCCACACATTTACTTTTGAATCTTTTAATTTTTTACCTAATAACTCTGCGTATTTGGTTGGATGCAAAGGCAAGAATGCTTTTCCAAAACAAGCGGAGAAAGTAAGTGTTGGCTCGGTAATTCCTACCTCTGTTCCAGCCACTTTTGCCGTGTATCCGCTAATGAAATAGAACATGGCTTGACTAGCTGTTAACTTGCTAATTGGAGGCAACACGCCGAATGCATCGCAAGTAAGGAAGAAAATATTTTTTGGTGCTGCACCAACCGACGGAGAAACTGCATTCTCAATATAATTTATTGGATAAGCTACACGAGTATTTTCAGTTTTCGAAATGTTGGTATAATCAACTTGTGTGGTACCTTCGTAGAACTCAATGTTTTCAAGCAAAGAACCAAATTTAATGGCATTAAAAATTTCGGGCTCCTTTTCCTTTTTTAAGTCTACACATTTTGCATAGCAACCACCTTCGAAGTTAAACACGCTATTATCCGCCCAACCGTGCTCATCGTCCCCAATTAATGGGCGATTTGGATCGGCTGATAAGGTAGTTTTACCAGTGCCGGATAAGCCAAAGAAAATGGCAGTATCTCCATCCTTACCAATGTTTGCTGAGCAGTGCATACTCAACACATTTTTTTCGTGAGGCAAAACATAATTTAAAACGGAGAAAATACCTTTTTTAATTTCGCCGGTGTATCCTGTTCCACCAATAAGAATCATCTTTTTAGTAAAATTCAATACTGCAAAATTATGTTGGCGGGTGCCATCAATTTCGGGAACGGCTTTAAAATCAGGAGCACAAATAATTGTCCATTCAGGTTCGAAATTCATGATTTCTTCTTTCGTTGGACGAAGAAATAAATTGTTGGCAAATAAGTTAGACCAAGGAAATTCAGTAACTACACGAATGTTTAAACGGTGAGCAGGATCTGCGCAAGCATAAGCATCACGCACATACACTTCTCGCTCGGTTAAATAAGCACTGATGCGGTGAAATAAACGGTCAAATTTATCGGCATCAAATTTAATGTTGATATCGCCCCACCAAACGCTGTTTTCGGTTTTTTCGTCACACACTACAAATTTATCGCGAGGGGAACGGCCGGTAAATTCACCGGTATCCACAGCAAGTGCACCGCTATCAGCCAACACACCTTGTCCTAACACTATTGTTTCTTCCACTAATTCGGCAGGGGAAAGATTCCAGTACGCTGCCGACACATTTTTTAATCCGATTGAAGCTAAGGTTGCGTCCTTTGCTTTTGTTCCGTATTCGTTCATGACTTAGTTTTTAGTTTGTATCTTATAATTAAAACGGGCTGCAAATTTAATTATTATTTTCAATCCCTAATTTATCGTCGTTTTGGATGGCATTGTCCATTTTCATTCAGGTGTACAAGGTTCTTCTCGGTAAAAAGCTTTTTAGCTCCTGAAATAAACTTATCTCTTTGATTTCCGCTTAATTCTTCCAGCATAAAGCAATAGTCCACTTCTCCTTCGCGGCCCCAAGCATTCATTTCGTAAGCAAGACTCACTTGCTCACTTTTATTAAATGTTTCGATATACTGTTTAAAACTATTCATTGCAGCGCCATCGGTTCCTTCACCAATACTATAAAAGGATACGCTCAGGGCATAAACAATTTTAATTGGTTCTTCCACTTTAGGAGGTGCTTCAGCTTTCTTTTCATGCGCTTTTTGTTGAGCAGGGTCCGCATAGGTTACAAGTACCTCGGCTTCCTTTACTTCACTATTGGGTTTTACTTCTTCCACCACATCTGTTTTAGGATTTTTTTTGGTTGACTTGCAGGCCATTCCGCTTAAAGTAATGGCAAGAACTAAGGAGGTGTTAATTATTCTGTTCATTTTTGTGTTTTTTAATAAGGTACTAAAAGTACTGATTTAATACGGATAAATATACAATCCTTTACCTGAATAAAAAATATGATTTGTGTCTTCTATCCGACAAACCTTTTCATTGAAAGAAACGTACTTTGTAAAAAAAGGGAAAATGAAACTACGAATTGCGATTTTAGTCGGATGCTTTGCAAGCATTAACATTAGTCAAGCACAAAAAATTGTTTTATTGGAACAGTTCACCAATTCGGGTTGCTCAATATGTGCTACGCATGATTCTACCACATATAAATATGTTAAGAATAATCCTACCCAACTGATAGCAATATCCTACCACACCGCTTTCCCTTATTTTGATTCGATGTACCTTGAAAATATGGCCGAGTCTAATGCACGAACAGCTTTTTATGGAATTTCGTTTGTGCCCTACTCCATAATTGACGGTAACTTTTATCGCAACAGCACCCCTAATTTTAATTCTGTACTAAGTAGTACTGTTGGCAGCCGAGCCGCAATAAATCCAAATTACAACATTCAAGCTGTTTCTAACACTTATTCGGGAAACTTATTGCAGTGCAAAATCGCATTTCAATCTTTGTATGCATCTAATCATAACGATTCACTTCGCGCACACGTTGTGGTAATTGAAGAAGAAGTGCTTAAAAATTCCTATGCCGCATTACCCGGCAACAACACGCAAAACGTTTACAATTATGTAATGCGGAAAATGCTTCCGAATGCAGGCGGTTCGCATTTACTAAACCGCACAATTGGTGGGACAGATACGCTTAATTTATTTTGGAACATGCAACATATTAAAGATAAAAGTGAAGTAAGAGTTGTTGCTTTTGTGCAAAATGTAAACACACAAGAAATATACAATGCTTTACTAATGACTCCTATTGAATTAACTTCTATTGCAGAAACAGATAATAGGAAGTATGAAATTAAGCTCTATCCTAATCCTGCCAAAGAAATGGTTCACTTAAGCATATTATTTCCAATTAAAAATGCCCATTTGACGGTTATAAATGCGCTTGGTGAAGTTGTATATTCAAAAGAAAAAATAACTGAAAATGAACTAAGCATCTCAACAGACTCCTTTAAAAGTGGAATGTATTGTATTCAACTAAAAAGCAATGAACAATTGATTCAAAAGAAATTACTTGTTGAATAATACTGTATGAACCCATAGTATTAGTTGCAATGTCAGCCTTTTTGTAAAGCTTCCCAAAACTCTAATGCCCTTCGTGTGTGGGGAATAACGATGCTTCCTCCAACCATATTGGCAATGGCAAATACTTCAAATACTTCGGTCGTATCCACACCATTTTCATGGCATTTTTGTAAGTGATATTTAATACAGTCGTCGCAGCGCAAAACCATGGATGCCACCAAACCAAGCATTTCTTTTGTTTTTACAGACAGGGCGCCTGCTGCATAGGTATTGGTATCCAAATTAAACAAACGCTTCATTATTAAATTGTCGGAATCTAATATTTTAGCATTCATGCGCGACCTATACGCATTAAAATCTTCAACTTGTTTATCCATGATTAGCACTATATGTTACTGATTCGACAAAATCATTTTTTTAGTAACTGCTCCTTCGTTGGTTTTGAGGCAGTAATAATAAATACCGGCGGCCATGTTTTCGGCATCCATTAATACCTGATAGGATCCTACCGCTTTTGCTTCGTTTACCAGCGTTTTAACCAATGCTCCATAGGCGTTGTAAACACTTAAATTTACATTTCCCGCTTGAGCGATATCAAAATCGAAAATGGTTTGTTTAGTGAAAGGATTGGGTAAATTTTGATGCACAGTTGATTTTTGAATGTTTGAAACAGTGGGAATGTCAGTAGTATTGATGGCTATTTTGTATACTTTACCTTCATCATACGAAATAACATAAATATTATTTTGGCGGTCAACTCCGAATGCCGAAATGGTTTTTTGTTGCGCTGATGCTGACGGCCGATCAATAATAACAGCATTGGTAGTGGGGTTAATACCATCGTAATTTAATGCCCAAATGCGACCAGAAACATAATCTCCATAAATATACTTTCCATAAAGTGCCGGTAAGGTTGTTCCTCTATAAACATATCCACCTGTTACCGAGTAATTTGAACTGCCTTGTGGATACTCCCAAACAGGTTTTCGTTTGAGTGTAGTATCGCACACACTTGCACTATAGCAATGCATACCTTCCATTACATTCCAACCATAATTTAATCCACTTTCCAAAATATCCACTTCCTCGTAAGCATTTTGCCCTACATCCCCTGCCCACATTTTTCCACTCACCGAATCCAAGCTAAAGCGCCAAGTGTTGCGCATTCCATAAGTAAATATTTCTTGGCGGTAGCCGGATAAATTACCATAAAAAGGATTGTCCAATGGTATGGAATAATTTAAAGGAGCAGCAGCAGAATCCACATTAATTCTTAAAATTTTACCCAATAAAACAGTCTTATTTTGTCCATACCCTAGTGGATCACCACCTGAACCACCATCTCCAAAAGCGCAATACAAATAACCATCTAAGCCAAAATTTAAACAGCCGCCATTATGATTGCCATAGGGTTGTGATAAATTTAGTATCTCTAACTTACTGCTAAACAAGGCAGAATCAGGATTGTTAGTACTTACTTGAAAGCGTGAAATATAGGATTTAAGTGAACCACTTAAACTATTGGTATAGTTCACATAAAAGTAGCCATTAGTTGCATAATCAGGATGAAATGCAAGACCCAATAAACCGGTTTCGCCCGATGAACCGGATTGACTAACAATACTCGATAAATTCAAAAACAATTTTGCTGTGATTGGGGTACCGGCGGGATCAATAGAAAAAATTTTTCCATGCTTTTCCACCACAAACATGCGGCTACTGGAATCCGGAACGCTCTTTAATTCGATTGGATACAAAAAAGTGTAGGATAAACTCGGAAAAGCAGGCTGCAGCATATAGTTTTGAGCTGTAGCCATAAAATTTAACAGGGTAAAAAGTGCGAATAGCCGATAGTGATATTTCATAAGAATTAATAAGGGTTAATACTTGTTAGGGTGATTGGTGAGCCAAATATAACTTCAATAAAAACAGTACACAAATTGAAAAACATAATTTTACCCTCATTGTTTAATTGTTAATATTGCGCACTAAAATTTTATGCCCATTATGAAAAAAATAGCCTTCCTAATTATTTGCCCTCTATTTATTTGGATGAATAGTGCCCGGAGTCAATCACAGCTTAATTCTGCTGAAATATTATTGGGTATGAAAAAACTGAGTACTGTCGGTTCGGTGTTATATATTGCCGCACATCCTGATGATGAAAACACCCGCTTACTCTCCTATCTCGCAAAAGAAAAAAACCTTAGAACCGGCTATTTATCGATAACACGTGGAGATGGAGGGCAAAATTTAATTGGCAAAGAACAAAGTGAAGCATTGGGCTTGATAAGAACGCAGGAACTATTGGCTGCGCGAAGAGTGGATGGTGCGGAACAATTTTTCACCCATGCAAATGACTTTGGATATAGTAAAAATCCAGAAGAAACCTTTGGGTTTTGGAACAAGGACAGTATACTTGCAGATGTGGTGTGGGTGATTCGAAATTTTAAACCGGATGTGCTCATTTGCCGCTTTCCAACCACCGGAGAAGGGGGGCACGGCCACCATACTGCCTCGGCAATACTTGCATTGGAAGCTTTTGATGCTGCTGCAGATGCAAACCGTTTTCCGGAGCAGTTAAAATACACTCAGGTTTGGCAAGCTAAACGAGTATTTTGGAACACGTTTAATTTTGGGGGAACAAATACCACCGCCTCCAATCAGTTGCAAGTGGATGTGGGCGTTTTTAATCCGCTTACCGGAAAAAGTTATGGAGAAGTTGCTGCAGAAAGTCGCTCCAATCATAAGAGCCAAGGGTTTGGTTCCGCAAAATCAAGAGGTACTACTGTCGAATATTTTAAATTACTCAAAGGTGATTCAACTAAGTTAAGTTTATTTGATGGCATCGTGCAAGACTGGAATCGCTTTAAAGAAACAAGTAAAGTAAAAGCACAAGTTGAGAGTTGCATTGCAAATTTCAATGCGCTTAATCCCTCAAAATCAATCCCTGAGCTAATTTTAATTTATAGAGCTTTACAACAATTAGAAGATAAAAATGAACAAATCAGTTACTGGAAAA is a window encoding:
- a CDS encoding rhodanese-like domain-containing protein: MELNEILKAPQHTIVDVRNPEDYAKGHIPESINIPLKEIPDRLEELNAMQKPLVLCCGSGTDCRHAHVFLSQHGMKNTYVGGTFLELNALKLKPSF
- a CDS encoding DUF2027 domain-containing protein, whose amino-acid sequence is MNYSIGDKVRFLNSKEKGSISKIINSTTVLVDIEGGFEIPVQVNDLVADSFPVAGAKPVVVESTVLPEKKSEGNSHNITFIPSKKDKLFICFEAMDSSNVSNSDLIVSLSNTTSFNLLFTYFIADEGEFKWQKNAEATPNSTLELFRLKRQKINECREIRFQLLLFKKDKYETQAPVQAALKVRQDKLFIEKSYENSQFVQGRAVVFELYSIAPPLTIPEEELRQYFENSKLEIKDKLKIKSIKLQESRIEESEIDLHIEELVDNFSGMSNAEIVQIQLRHFTQKLDEAIALHLKKLIVIHGIGTGRLKAEVYKALQNYPKLKYHDASYAKYGFGATEILIY
- a CDS encoding bifunctional UDP-3-O-[3-hydroxymyristoyl] N-acetylglucosamine deacetylase/3-hydroxyacyl-ACP dehydratase, encoding MAEKKRTLKNSITISGVGLHTGAAATMTINPADENYGYKFQRIDVEGKPVIEADCDLVVDTSRGTTLGKNGVKVSTVEHILAALVGMQIDNAHIEIDGPEVPIMDGSAKPFVEAIEKAGFVEQDAIREYFVVDRTLTYEDPEKHVEMLMVPSAEYRLTVMVDYNSDVLGTQHASMYHIGEFKEEISKCRTFVFLHELEMLLKHGLAKGGDLNNAIVIVSQEVSQEKLDELARLFNKPSMKIVGKGVLNNLKLQYQNEPARHKLLDIVGDMALAGMPLKAHILSARPGHAGNVAFAKKVKELIKEEKAKKKARIMQFDLTKDALYNINDITKMLPHRYPFLMVDKIMEMDSSSIVGVKNISFNEPFFQGHFPGNPVFPGVLQLEAMAQVGGIFALSQVPDPEYYSTYFMKIDGVKFKQKVLPGDTVVFRLTLESPIRRGLVNMRGVAYVNGREVCEAVMLAQVIKDKQPKEINVAASV
- a CDS encoding T9SS type A sorting domain-containing protein translates to MKKNILILTLTFLCCVSFCSAQLSFQKKYSGSNESRALSVVQTKDNGFVFCGLISGAGTANNGIYLVSTDSLGDTLWTKIIGSGVYNFGNCLQQTKDGGFIIFGFMDPGAVLIKTDSLGVINWARSYTIPNKLLQGMSVRQTLDSGYIMVGTSYPHPSLNQDAFLIRINSVGDTLWSKTIGSPLSESGAAVIQTHDSGFAVLVDVFGGNSFLMKFGLQGNLIFSKPYHAAHSLDLLELPDSSLMIAGKITYFSGFDGLLFKTKPNGDTIWAKIYYGSGEDDFTNIHQTNDGGFILCGSRNNTNINGTGNRASLVKTNASGDTLWTRTYGKPGNSIGGFGMSVQQTMDKGYILAGYTYNDSTSNYEINLLKTDSFGIAACNQGKLATQVTQISIYSHNASLALSPSGINVSNPVLTVFSGGNPQTLCSTLGYSDLASSNKNITLFPNPSVGHFNIAFPNLIENGKLTVYDLIGRSFFASNILHESQKEIHIKGISPGIYFVKVFDGEQEQIKKICIE
- the lpxA gene encoding acyl-ACP--UDP-N-acetylglucosamine O-acyltransferase codes for the protein MNTLNFIHPNAKIGANVTISPFSFVDEDVVIGDNTWIGPNVTIFSGARIGKNCKIFPGAVISAIPQDLKFAGEATTAEIGDNTVIRECVTINKGTVDKMKTAVGKNCLLMAYVHIAHDCILGDNIIIANSVNLAGHVDIEDWVIIEGGTGVGQFVRIGAHAFISGLTGVRKNVPPFTKAAREPLQYVGVNSVGLRRRGFSNEIILQIEDIYRTLYVKGLNVSNALAVIEQEAPSSKEKEQILKFIRGSKEGIIRGIS
- a CDS encoding T9SS type A sorting domain-containing protein, which codes for MIKNCLALCFGLISYVNISFAQVTFQKIYGGPEKDFTSSVRQTPDGGYILACNTQGTTNTSPNIYLLKTDNNGIILWSKTIGGTAYESASAVESTFDKGFIIWGQKFTPVGALSGIWSLLLIKADSIGGILWTKEFNFTNGDDANSIKQTKDGGFIIAGSGNHGNIVYIFRTDSIGNTSWAKKFDGVSNERASSVQETADGGYIISGYTRSFGAGDDDFYLIKTDSTGNLLFSKTFGGAGSDISNSSLQTADGGFIVLGTTNSFASGTIDVYLVKTDSAGNLMWSKTYGGPGSDFGYRIEQTSDGGFVISGHTNSFGAGSNDALIIKTNSTGSLLWSKTYGGLQSDYGLSILQTTDKGFILGGTTESFGAAGGDDVYLIKTDSLGNSGCNFTVSAFIEGTPLTVVTIPLNTESALVAYSGTSSVPSINGGFTSTILCMTSTKEKEVTTDLFNIFPNPTSDNFTISFNKKITKGFLQIFNLLGNKVFEENIFEQSQKEIQLKSISPGIYFVKVLDGEYEYCSKLILEYGEN